One region of Sylvia atricapilla isolate bSylAtr1 chromosome Z, bSylAtr1.pri, whole genome shotgun sequence genomic DNA includes:
- the SUB1 gene encoding LOW QUALITY PROTEIN: activated RNA polymerase II transcriptional coactivator p15 (The sequence of the model RefSeq protein was modified relative to this genomic sequence to represent the inferred CDS: deleted 1 base in 1 codon), which translates to MSSVGLCQSGIFCDPIKSPFHHYDPSPALQVRRERASTGTKGRVPFKAAPRRPRERPGAGVPSRVSSACVALRRSHARSRTMPKSKELVSSSSSASDSDSEVDKKAKRKKQVTPEKPVKKQKTGESSKGAASSKQSSNRDENMFQIGKMRYVSVRDFKGKVLIDIREYWMDQEGEMKPGRKGISLNPEQWNQLKEQISDIDDAVRKL; encoded by the exons ATGTCCTCTGTGGGTCTCTGCCAATCTGGGATTTTCTGTGATCCTATAAAATCTCCTTTCCATCACTACGATCCCTCCCCTGCCCTACAGGTGAGGCGAGAACGAGCGTCGACAGGGACAAAGGGCCGCGTCCCCTTTAAagccgccccccgccgc ccaCGTGAGCGGCCCGGGGCGGGTGTTCCGAGCCGCGTCAGTTCCGCCTGTGTCGCGCTGCGGAGGAGCCACGCGCGGAGCAGGAC aatGCCTAAATCAAAGGAACTTGTTTCTTCAAGCTCATCTGCCAGTGATTCAGATAGTGAAGTTGACAAAAAG GCAAAGCGGAAAAAGCAAGTAACTCCAGAAAAACctgtaaagaaacaaaagactgGTGAAAGTTCGAAAGGTGCAGCTTCTTCTAAGCAAAGCAGTAACAGAGATGAGAATATGTTTCAG ATTGGCAAAATGCGATATGTCAGTGTTCGGGACTTTAAAGGGAAGGTCTTAATTGATATTAGAGAATACTGGATGGATCAAGAAGGTGAAATGAAGCCTGGCAGAAAAG GTATTTCTTTAAATCCAGAACAGTGGAACCAGCTGAAGGAACAGATTTCTGATATTGATGATGCAGTAAGAAAACTCTAA